From the genome of Staphylococcus haemolyticus, one region includes:
- a CDS encoding IucA/IucC family protein, which produces MDNLISIDNIDLHLTDEELGALSFLKQEMPHLVNYFKNELLVARDKISQRLITSLYRENLVNAKSNSTFVSSCDIKNFPINGEHQIMRVHFPESDKYLFAKVSSTHAFGRVDVEGPFYYCDSDGRQCVRILHPNEVLADILKENPELDNEASSQFKDDMENSVANMALALSYQAYEMQHSKEPLLEIIINEQDSYLRSEQAVIEGHPLHPGAKLRKGLNANENIKYSSEYNKEIHLKCVLIHQSIARTQSLSFTYDAELEAQFPELYSQIKTECDNLSNLSEYHLMIVHPWQLDNVLLSQYEEEINNNLMIPLKIEIPYYAGLSFRTLMPKFPSTLPHIKLSTNVHITGEIRTLSEQTTHNGPLVTQILNDILKQDKNFTHYRVGILNEFAGIHFYNSNDEEAIQTDLSEQLGTLFRDNVYNLTEKDSIPMIPSSLVVTYKYNEEPPIISLIQRYKHHYDKSNLDIAAQEWLSDYISQLLGIVIPLYAKYGIALEAHLQNSISTFNADGRLNTIYIRDFEGLRIDEQLLNEAGYTTKHFHEKSRILTDSKTTVFNKVFYSTVQNHIGELILTVSKFIEDEEFESKLWDSVSEIIHNILNSLTDINTSRISEIKQIMFDRDIDYKCVTTMRLEDEAHHYTYIKVSNPLHG; this is translated from the coding sequence ATGGATAATTTAATTTCAATAGACAATATAGATTTACATTTAACTGATGAAGAATTAGGAGCTTTATCGTTTTTAAAACAAGAAATGCCCCATTTAGTAAACTACTTTAAAAATGAATTGCTCGTTGCACGAGATAAAATTTCTCAACGCTTAATTACATCCCTTTACAGAGAAAATTTAGTCAACGCTAAATCAAATAGTACCTTTGTCTCGTCATGTGATATTAAAAACTTTCCAATAAATGGAGAACACCAAATTATGCGCGTGCATTTTCCCGAAAGCGATAAATATTTATTCGCAAAAGTTTCCAGTACTCATGCATTTGGTCGTGTAGATGTTGAAGGTCCATTTTACTATTGTGATAGTGATGGTAGACAATGTGTTCGTATACTTCATCCTAATGAAGTATTAGCTGATATCTTAAAGGAAAATCCAGAGCTTGATAATGAGGCAAGTTCACAATTCAAAGACGATATGGAAAACAGTGTTGCAAATATGGCGTTAGCACTTTCATATCAAGCATATGAGATGCAACATTCAAAGGAACCTTTATTGGAAATAATTATTAATGAACAAGATAGTTATTTGCGTTCAGAGCAGGCAGTTATAGAGGGACATCCGCTTCATCCTGGAGCTAAATTGCGCAAAGGCCTTAATGCTAATGAGAATATTAAATATAGTTCAGAATATAATAAAGAAATCCATTTAAAGTGTGTGCTTATTCACCAAAGTATCGCTAGAACACAATCTTTATCTTTTACTTATGATGCTGAATTAGAAGCGCAATTTCCAGAACTATATAGTCAAATTAAAACTGAATGTGATAACTTGAGTAATCTGAGTGAATATCATTTAATGATCGTTCATCCTTGGCAGTTAGATAATGTATTATTAAGTCAATACGAAGAGGAAATAAATAATAATTTAATGATTCCACTAAAGATAGAAATACCTTATTACGCTGGTTTATCTTTTAGAACTTTAATGCCGAAATTCCCAAGCACGTTGCCACATATTAAGTTATCTACCAATGTACATATTACTGGCGAAATTAGAACTTTATCTGAACAAACAACTCACAATGGTCCTTTAGTTACTCAAATCTTAAATGACATTTTAAAGCAAGATAAAAATTTCACTCATTATAGAGTTGGTATTTTAAATGAATTTGCTGGTATTCACTTTTATAATTCAAATGACGAAGAAGCTATTCAAACAGATCTAAGTGAACAATTAGGAACGCTTTTTAGGGACAATGTGTACAATCTAACTGAAAAAGATAGTATTCCTATGATTCCATCAAGTTTAGTGGTTACCTATAAATATAATGAAGAACCACCAATCATTAGTTTAATTCAACGTTATAAACATCACTACGACAAATCTAATCTTGATATCGCAGCTCAAGAATGGTTGTCAGATTACATTTCTCAATTGTTAGGCATAGTGATTCCTTTATATGCTAAATATGGCATTGCACTTGAAGCACATTTACAAAATTCAATTTCAACGTTTAACGCTGATGGACGATTAAACACTATTTATATTCGTGATTTTGAAGGCTTACGTATTGATGAACAACTTTTAAATGAAGCTGGATATACGACAAAACATTTTCACGAAAAATCTAGAATCTTGACCGACTCTAAAACAACAGTATTTAATAAAGTCTTTTACTCGACAGTTCAAAATCATATAGGTGAACTTATATTAACTGTTTCAAAATTCATTGAAGATGAGGAATTTGAATCTAAACTGTGGGATAGCGTAAGCGAAATTATTCATAACATTTTAAATAGCTTAACGGATATTAACACAAGCCGCATTTCAGAAATTAAACAAATTATGTTTGATAGAGACATTGATTATAAATGCGTGACAACGATGCGTTTAGAAGATGAAGCACATCACTATACTTATATTAAAGTAAGTAATCCACTACATGGTTAA
- a CDS encoding MFS transporter translates to MAKFFFSSSFLLFLGNWIGQIGLNWYVLTSYHNAVYLGLVNFCRLVPILLLSVWAGAIADKFDRGKLLKMTISSSFLVTSTLCVCTFLLEQVPIIFILIYATLRGMINATETPIRQAVLPDLSVHLNTSQAVSYHSFIINICRSIGPAIAGLILSIYHAPFTFLAQSMCYFIAVLLCIPLTFKTVGEANKANKGFSFTVVWEYFKNNMQASRIFITSLIIMATGFSYTTLVPVLVHDLFPGRSEIFGVSMTFCAVGGMIATLLLPIILKKFTIVQMYYLSSCLFGLALVGVIIHNIIFMFICMSLVGLFSQLARTSNRIYFQEDIASEHRGKILSIVMMDRGMIPLGSLILTTLSEIMGPINTFITMGIFTFVIAFIAYIIQRPIKLEE, encoded by the coding sequence GTGGCGAAATTTTTCTTCTCTAGTTCCTTTTTATTATTTCTAGGGAATTGGATAGGACAAATTGGCTTGAATTGGTATGTACTTACTAGTTATCATAACGCAGTCTATTTAGGATTGGTTAATTTTTGCCGACTCGTACCAATTTTGTTACTAAGTGTCTGGGCTGGCGCTATAGCTGATAAATTTGATAGAGGAAAATTATTGAAAATGACCATTTCATCTTCATTTTTAGTGACAAGCACATTATGTGTTTGTACCTTTTTATTAGAACAAGTGCCGATTATTTTCATCCTCATTTATGCCACACTTAGAGGTATGATTAATGCGACGGAAACACCAATAAGACAAGCTGTATTGCCAGATTTATCTGTACATTTAAATACAAGCCAAGCCGTTTCATATCATTCTTTTATCATAAATATATGTCGCTCAATAGGTCCAGCAATTGCAGGATTGATACTCTCAATTTACCATGCACCGTTTACTTTCCTAGCGCAATCAATGTGTTACTTCATTGCTGTTCTATTGTGTATACCATTAACCTTCAAGACAGTTGGTGAGGCAAATAAAGCTAACAAAGGGTTTTCATTTACGGTTGTGTGGGAATACTTTAAGAATAATATGCAGGCCTCAAGAATATTTATTACGTCATTGATTATCATGGCTACTGGGTTTTCGTATACTACACTAGTACCAGTATTAGTACATGATCTCTTTCCCGGTCGCTCGGAAATCTTTGGTGTGTCAATGACATTTTGTGCTGTAGGTGGTATGATTGCAACACTTTTACTACCCATAATTTTGAAAAAGTTCACCATTGTACAAATGTATTATTTAAGTTCTTGTCTATTTGGATTAGCGCTTGTAGGTGTCATTATACATAACATTATATTCATGTTTATCTGCATGTCACTTGTAGGTTTATTTAGTCAATTAGCTAGAACATCAAATCGAATATATTTTCAAGAGGATATAGCATCAGAGCATCGAGGAAAAATATTAAGCATCGTCATGATGGATAGAGGGATGATTCCTTTAGGTAGTTTAATATTAACAACATTATCAGAAATAATGGGACCCATTAATACATTTATCACCATGGGAATATTTACTTTTGTAATTGCATTTATTGCATATATAATTCAAAGACCAATTAAATTGGAGGAGTAG